One stretch of Planococcus sp. PAMC 21323 DNA includes these proteins:
- a CDS encoding undecaprenyldiphospho-muramoylpentapeptide beta-N-acetylglucosaminyltransferase, producing the protein MMNKTIILTGGGTAGHVSLNQALIPELKNLGFHVEYIGSKEGIENELIRDSFPSVPYHAISSGKLRRYFSTKNFSDPFRVGAGLMQAMNIIRKTKPVAIFSKGGFVSVPVVMAGRMLSIPVIIHESDVTPGLANKIALPFADHIFTVFKETLAHVPSDKSTCTGSVIRNELMQGSVEKGREICSFSKELPVLLVMGGSQGSAMINSAIHNNLEQLLEQFNIIHLCGKGNHVRELDVHENYRQFEYVTHELPHLLHMTDFVVSRAGSNSIFEFLALKKPMLLVPLSMQKSRGDQILNANLFEKQGFAHVVEEEELSAERFIKELALLQSDKDQLIETMTQAEAPITAAEMAKLVATYTK; encoded by the coding sequence TTGATGAACAAAACAATTATATTAACCGGGGGCGGAACGGCAGGGCATGTCTCGCTAAATCAGGCGCTAATTCCAGAATTAAAGAATTTAGGATTTCATGTAGAATATATCGGATCTAAAGAAGGCATTGAAAACGAACTTATCCGAGATTCGTTTCCATCAGTACCATATCATGCAATATCAAGTGGTAAATTAAGACGATATTTCTCTACTAAAAACTTCTCGGATCCATTTAGAGTTGGTGCTGGATTGATGCAAGCAATGAACATTATTCGCAAAACCAAGCCAGTAGCCATTTTTTCTAAAGGTGGATTTGTCTCTGTCCCAGTTGTAATGGCAGGCAGAATGCTGTCAATTCCCGTGATTATCCATGAGTCGGATGTTACACCAGGACTAGCTAATAAAATTGCATTACCTTTTGCTGATCACATATTCACTGTATTTAAAGAAACGTTAGCGCATGTGCCAAGTGACAAGTCAACATGCACGGGATCAGTAATTCGAAACGAATTGATGCAAGGTTCGGTTGAAAAAGGAAGAGAAATATGTTCGTTTTCTAAAGAACTGCCTGTGTTGTTAGTAATGGGGGGCAGTCAAGGATCTGCGATGATTAACTCCGCAATCCATAATAATTTAGAGCAATTACTTGAACAATTTAATATTATTCATTTATGTGGCAAAGGGAATCATGTTCGGGAATTGGACGTACATGAAAATTATCGCCAATTCGAATATGTCACACATGAATTACCTCATTTATTGCATATGACAGATTTTGTCGTGTCGCGTGCAGGGTCGAATTCTATATTTGAATTTTTAGCATTAAAAAAGCCGATGTTGCTTGTCCCGCTATCGATGCAAAAAAGTCGTGGAGATCAAATACTTAATGCCAACTTATTTGAAAAACAAGGATTCGCTCATGTTGTCGAAGAAGAAGAATTGTCTGCAGAGCGTTTTATAAAAGAACTTGCCCTATTACAATCAGACAAAGATCAGTTAATTGAAACAATGACTCAAGCCGAAGCACCAATTACAGCAGCTGAAATGGCTAAGTTGGTTGCTACATATACAAAATAA
- a CDS encoding S41 family peptidase, translating to MDEKRPEEQQEPITPVEESPSHTIKMKTFSFIMLVFLLIIATAGLTVFALTFGDEKAVEVNSPERREFEKLYTAYDKIQDQYFKDVDRNVLVNGAINGMVDSLDDPYSDYLNEEEASQFLEGISSSFQGIGAEVQERGGFITVVSPIKNSPAEKAGILPNDQIIAVDDESIQGFTTTEAVMLIRGEKGTEVTLTIKRGENADPIDIKIVRDEIPIETVYAEMVGDNVAHIQVTSFSENTYQELLDAIKEMEDEGMEALVMDVRGNPGGLLDVALDISDLFIEEGKPLFEVQAKGAEPEVYMSTAGTKVKVPVTLLIDGGSASASEILAGAMSESADIQLVGEKTFGKGTVQTANDLQDGSNLKFTTAKWLTPDGNWIHEKGIEPDVEIGYPDYASLPVLDTTVELKDGTISEQVKTAEQMLEALDYEVGEVDGVFEEQMLDAVKSFQEDEELEVTGILTGDSTFAVMDALREKIKNDDPQLKEAKKLSMEKAGIAVSEPEEVEETEE from the coding sequence ATGGATGAGAAACGTCCGGAAGAACAGCAAGAGCCTATTACGCCGGTAGAAGAATCACCGTCGCACACTATTAAGATGAAAACATTTTCTTTTATTATGCTAGTGTTTCTTTTAATAATAGCAACGGCCGGTTTAACAGTTTTTGCTTTAACATTTGGTGATGAAAAAGCTGTAGAAGTAAATTCGCCTGAACGTCGGGAATTTGAAAAACTGTATACAGCGTACGATAAAATACAAGACCAATATTTTAAAGACGTTGATAGAAATGTATTAGTTAACGGCGCTATTAATGGCATGGTTGACTCATTAGATGATCCTTATTCAGACTACTTGAATGAAGAAGAAGCTTCGCAATTCTTAGAGGGCATCTCTTCTAGCTTCCAAGGAATTGGTGCAGAAGTGCAAGAGCGCGGCGGCTTTATAACCGTGGTTTCGCCAATTAAAAATTCGCCAGCAGAAAAAGCAGGCATTTTACCCAATGACCAAATTATTGCGGTAGATGATGAGAGCATTCAGGGATTTACAACAACCGAAGCTGTCATGCTGATACGTGGTGAAAAAGGTACAGAAGTTACATTAACGATTAAACGTGGGGAAAATGCAGACCCAATAGATATCAAAATTGTTCGTGATGAAATTCCAATTGAAACCGTTTATGCTGAAATGGTTGGAGACAATGTAGCGCATATTCAAGTAACAAGTTTTTCCGAAAATACGTATCAAGAATTACTAGATGCGATTAAAGAAATGGAAGACGAAGGCATGGAAGCGCTAGTTATGGACGTTCGTGGAAATCCTGGTGGCTTGTTAGATGTTGCACTCGATATTTCTGACTTGTTCATTGAAGAAGGAAAACCATTATTTGAAGTTCAAGCAAAAGGTGCAGAACCAGAAGTTTATATGTCTACCGCTGGGACTAAAGTTAAAGTGCCAGTTACATTATTGATTGACGGTGGCAGTGCTTCAGCTTCTGAGATCCTAGCAGGCGCGATGAGTGAATCTGCTGATATTCAATTGGTCGGAGAAAAGACTTTTGGTAAGGGAACTGTGCAAACAGCCAATGATCTCCAAGATGGCTCAAATTTGAAGTTTACTACAGCTAAATGGCTTACGCCGGATGGTAATTGGATTCATGAAAAAGGAATCGAGCCAGATGTTGAAATTGGTTATCCGGATTATGCCTCTCTTCCAGTTTTAGATACTACAGTTGAATTAAAAGACGGCACAATTTCAGAACAAGTGAAAACGGCTGAGCAAATGCTTGAAGCACTTGATTACGAAGTTGGTGAAGTCGATGGCGTTTTTGAAGAGCAAATGCTCGATGCCGTAAAATCGTTCCAGGAAGATGAAGAACTGGAAGTAACCGGCATATTAACTGGAGACAGTACTTTTGCGGTAATGGATGCATTGCGTGAGAAAATCAAAAATGATGATCCACAATTAAAAGAAGCTAAAAAGCTTTCTATGGAAAAAGCAGGCATTGCAGTTTCTGAACCAGAAGAAGTTGAAGAAACTGAAGAGTGA
- a CDS encoding MATE family efflux transporter, translating to MHETRTKKEKILLLVKIVFPILVTQVAMYMVTFFDIYMTSRYGTEDLAGVSIGSSFWVPVYIGLAGILMSITPIVAQLMGAKKREQVTQAVQQGIYLSLLLSTIVFAFFYFGIDSLLSLMNLEPAVAEVAGRYIRAMSIGLIPLFAYTTLRSYIDALGATRVTMVISLLSTPINIFFNYLLIFGKFGFPELGGVGAGLASAITYWLILAISVWIIHTRNPFSAYGIFRKWPKLSISRWIEISRIGVPIGISIFVETSIFSAVTFMLAAYGTFTIAAHQIALNFTSLLYMLPLSISMGATILVGYEVGAKRFRDARQYSWLSVSTAVIFSFVSACILYFMRAEIAALYTSDPVVIELAVQFLLFAALFQLSDAVQAPVQGALRGYKDVNITFVMAVISYWIIGLPCGYWLANYTDFGAFGYWIGLIVGLTAGAITLSIRLISIQKKIARQTTR from the coding sequence ATGCACGAAACACGCACCAAAAAAGAAAAAATATTATTATTAGTGAAAATTGTATTTCCAATTCTTGTTACACAAGTGGCCATGTATATGGTGACATTTTTCGATATTTATATGACTTCCCGCTACGGAACAGAAGATCTTGCTGGTGTATCAATAGGTTCCTCTTTTTGGGTTCCTGTCTACATTGGACTAGCTGGTATCCTCATGTCCATTACCCCAATTGTAGCACAATTGATGGGAGCTAAGAAAAGAGAACAAGTTACACAAGCTGTTCAACAAGGAATTTATTTATCGCTTTTACTTTCCACTATTGTATTTGCCTTTTTCTATTTTGGCATTGATTCTTTGCTATCATTAATGAACCTTGAACCGGCTGTTGCTGAGGTAGCAGGTCGTTACATAAGGGCAATGAGCATTGGGTTGATCCCGTTGTTTGCCTACACTACATTGCGTTCTTATATTGATGCATTGGGTGCAACTCGCGTTACGATGGTCATTTCCTTGTTATCAACTCCGATCAATATCTTTTTCAACTATTTATTGATTTTTGGGAAATTCGGTTTTCCAGAACTTGGAGGCGTTGGTGCCGGACTCGCTTCGGCTATCACTTATTGGTTGATTTTAGCAATTTCTGTGTGGATTATTCACACAAGAAATCCTTTCTCAGCATATGGAATCTTCCGCAAATGGCCAAAGCTATCTATTAGTCGCTGGATTGAAATTAGTCGAATTGGTGTTCCAATCGGTATTTCAATTTTTGTAGAAACAAGCATTTTCTCAGCAGTAACATTTATGTTAGCGGCTTACGGTACGTTTACCATCGCAGCTCATCAAATTGCATTAAATTTCACATCCCTACTGTATATGCTGCCACTTAGTATTTCGATGGGTGCTACAATTCTTGTTGGCTATGAAGTTGGAGCCAAGCGCTTTCGTGATGCAAGACAATATAGTTGGTTAAGTGTTAGTACTGCTGTTATATTTAGTTTCGTTTCTGCCTGTATTTTGTATTTTATGCGCGCCGAAATTGCAGCTTTGTATACATCTGATCCTGTAGTTATTGAACTTGCTGTTCAATTTTTACTTTTTGCTGCCTTGTTCCAATTATCTGATGCCGTTCAAGCCCCTGTTCAAGGTGCGCTTAGAGGATATAAAGATGTCAACATTACATTTGTTATGGCAGTCATTTCCTACTGGATCATTGGATTGCCTTGTGGTTATTGGTTAGCCAACTATACAGATTTTGGTGCATTTGGTTATTGGATTGGTTTGATTGTTGGTTTAACAGCGGGTGCTATCACGTTGTCTATCCGATTAATAAGTATTCAAAAGAAAATTGCTAGACAAACAACTAGGTAG
- a CDS encoding YpmS family protein translates to MMRKWRLAFFALLAINALALVGIVLYVTTPPKDYTSYQASENSFLTGNTVVVNTTKADFEGIANTYIQKAMKDQPIPLALSVTDDVSISTELTVFSVTLPILMKFEPVVQEDGNLLLEQKSVEVGMLDIPPESALKLLRDSVDLPDFMEVMPEDEEVILKLTEIPLDDGISVRAASFNLEDDDIRLLVTIEP, encoded by the coding sequence ATGATGAGAAAATGGCGTTTAGCCTTTTTTGCCTTGCTGGCTATAAATGCATTAGCATTGGTAGGAATCGTGCTTTATGTGACGACCCCTCCAAAAGACTACACATCGTATCAAGCATCAGAAAATAGTTTTCTTACTGGAAATACAGTAGTTGTTAATACGACAAAAGCAGATTTTGAAGGAATTGCCAACACGTATATTCAAAAAGCCATGAAAGATCAGCCGATCCCTTTAGCTTTATCAGTAACAGACGATGTCAGTATTTCAACAGAATTGACTGTATTTTCGGTAACGTTGCCTATTTTGATGAAATTTGAACCCGTTGTTCAAGAAGATGGCAATTTATTGTTGGAACAAAAGTCAGTTGAAGTTGGCATGCTGGATATTCCACCTGAATCTGCGTTAAAATTACTTAGAGATTCAGTTGATCTTCCAGATTTTATGGAAGTGATGCCTGAAGACGAAGAAGTCATATTAAAGCTAACGGAAATACCTTTAGATGATGGAATCTCTGTTCGAGCGGCTTCGTTTAATTTAGAAGATGATGATATCCGGTTACTGGTGACAATCGAACCATAG
- the msrB gene encoding peptide-methionine (R)-S-oxide reductase MsrB yields MKDELKAKLTPMQYHVTQESGTEPPFQGEYDQHFEEGIYVDIVSGKPLFSSKDKFDAHCGWPSFAKPIETTEVKENFDTSHGMRRTEVRSATADSHLGHLFPDGPSSLGGLRYCINSAALRFVPKEQLDAEGLTEYKKLFE; encoded by the coding sequence ATGAAAGACGAATTGAAAGCAAAACTAACGCCGATGCAATATCATGTAACACAAGAAAGTGGTACGGAGCCTCCATTCCAAGGAGAGTATGACCAACATTTCGAAGAAGGTATCTATGTAGATATCGTATCGGGTAAACCTTTGTTTAGCTCTAAAGACAAATTCGATGCTCACTGTGGTTGGCCAAGTTTTGCAAAGCCAATTGAAACGACAGAAGTAAAAGAAAACTTCGATACAAGTCATGGCATGAGAAGAACAGAAGTTCGATCAGCTACGGCAGACTCTCATTTGGGTCATTTGTTCCCAGATGGACCTTCTTCTTTAGGCGGGCTTCGATACTGCATTAATTCTGCGGCTCTTCGTTTTGTACCCAAAGAGCAATTAGATGCAGAAGGACTAACTGAGTACAAAAAATTATTCGAATAA
- the msrA gene encoding peptide-methionine (S)-S-oxide reductase MsrA yields the protein MKTEKATFAGGCFWCMVKPFDSLEGIEEVVSGYTGGELKNPSYEQVCSNATGHVEAVQITFQPDIFPYEKLLEVFWTQIDPTDAGGQFFDRGESYQTAIFYHSEEQRLIAEKSKQQLDNSGRFEKAVTTPILAAKPFYLAETYHQDYYKKNPAHYNRYSVGSGRTAFIEKNWGGQ from the coding sequence ATGAAGACAGAAAAAGCAACGTTTGCAGGTGGCTGTTTTTGGTGCATGGTCAAACCTTTTGATTCATTGGAGGGCATTGAAGAAGTCGTGAGTGGTTATACAGGTGGCGAGCTGAAAAATCCAAGCTACGAACAAGTTTGTTCGAATGCTACAGGACATGTAGAGGCAGTGCAAATTACATTTCAGCCAGATATATTTCCATATGAAAAACTACTTGAAGTTTTTTGGACACAAATCGATCCGACAGATGCGGGTGGTCAATTTTTTGACCGTGGTGAATCCTATCAAACAGCTATTTTTTATCATTCTGAAGAACAGCGACTCATTGCAGAAAAGTCTAAGCAACAATTAGACAATTCGGGTAGATTTGAAAAAGCCGTGACAACACCTATACTAGCAGCAAAACCTTTTTATTTGGCAGAAACCTATCATCAAGATTACTATAAGAAAAATCCTGCGCATTACAACCGTTACTCGGTTGGGTCTGGTCGTACGGCGTTTATTGAAAAGAATTGGGGTGGGCAATGA
- a CDS encoding CobW family GTP-binding protein, protein MKDVYLFSGFLGSGKTTLLKNMISQMKDKGLKPAVFMNELGKMNMDSDSVEDGVPLKEILDGCICCSGSEKSEAQIQTLLAEEEFDVLLIETTGAAHPVEALDAIFSPLFAEQLHFKGIVTVADSKRWMDRNGLSPQIRSLFLEQIRHADLILANKMDLLSDSEQGSVVYEIQSLNPTAQIIQTVHAKIPFSALDKLATSSTKDVVKAPIAKLNLNTKVLQFEAPVQREKFEEWLRTLPDTVYRVKGYVPLEGDKYPHAFQFAYGMAQWLPEYMKMQNQIVVIGEGLEEVELP, encoded by the coding sequence ATGAAAGATGTATATTTGTTTAGTGGATTTTTAGGGAGCGGAAAAACAACGCTACTCAAAAATATGATCAGTCAAATGAAAGATAAAGGGTTAAAGCCAGCTGTTTTTATGAATGAACTTGGTAAAATGAACATGGATTCTGATTCAGTAGAAGACGGAGTACCGTTAAAGGAAATTCTAGACGGCTGTATTTGTTGTTCAGGTTCTGAGAAATCAGAAGCTCAAATTCAAACACTTTTGGCAGAAGAAGAATTTGATGTACTATTGATCGAAACAACCGGAGCGGCACATCCTGTAGAAGCTTTGGATGCTATTTTTTCTCCTTTGTTTGCAGAGCAATTACACTTTAAAGGAATTGTCACAGTAGCCGATAGCAAACGATGGATGGATCGTAACGGGCTCTCTCCACAAATTCGTTCGTTATTTTTAGAACAAATTCGCCATGCGGACTTGATATTGGCTAACAAAATGGATTTATTGAGTGACAGTGAGCAAGGGTCAGTCGTATATGAAATCCAGTCGTTAAATCCGACGGCTCAAATTATTCAAACCGTACATGCTAAAATTCCGTTTTCAGCATTGGATAAATTAGCGACATCTTCAACAAAAGATGTTGTAAAAGCTCCTATAGCGAAATTAAATTTAAATACCAAAGTATTGCAGTTTGAAGCACCTGTTCAACGCGAGAAGTTCGAAGAGTGGCTGCGTACATTGCCAGATACTGTTTACCGAGTTAAAGGGTACGTGCCACTTGAAGGTGATAAATATCCTCATGCTTTTCAATTTGCATATGGTATGGCACAATGGCTTCCTGAATACATGAAAATGCAAAACCAAATTGTGGTTATTGGGGAAGGGTTAGAAGAGGTCGAATTACCGTGA
- a CDS encoding diguanylate cyclase domain-containing protein, protein MLMPFTVEQLDLLYKNAKDPVYFMRKNGDTFDYVYVNPVCFTLFNKELVGTNLDESMPSSLAREIKKQYLIAIKVGKRHTYRDYSLFSELDTAMETELTPIKFGDQQFVLAITKNVTIQKKIEEDYLFYESLVQNSVDPMLMISAEFMILDLNPAYESTFGVFKEEWIGRFYDDLPEKYKEFFGTGKNLLQHFSAQSKSTSMIMKRAKQDGSEVKFSVSFSPIKENGMIRAFHIVFRELTSELLLKNELKKTENILESYKDALNFAALVAIWNSSGTIEFVNDNLNELTGYKHEELIGLHISKIGDPIVSTELHDEICKVISQGEIWRGHIKSVKRNNDFFWVDVTIIPLFDMAGEIYQFLSILFDVTERKQMEEQLHHMAYHDSLTNLPNRRYMIQQFQQLKEQADSNKEYIVLLYLDGDDFKLVNDEFGHNVGDEFIFHFGKAIKSSLRKNDLVARVGGDEFLVALRGVVPENSQQHFENVISRINESLAEGWAINGHHFTPTSSAGIAIYPEHGKDFDELVEKADAALYLAKSKGKGTAYLYSVQ, encoded by the coding sequence ATGTTAATGCCTTTTACTGTGGAACAGCTCGACCTTCTTTATAAAAACGCTAAAGATCCAGTTTATTTCATGAGGAAAAATGGTGATACATTTGATTATGTTTACGTAAATCCAGTATGCTTTACGCTTTTTAATAAGGAATTGGTTGGAACTAATCTGGACGAAAGTATGCCGTCGTCCCTGGCAAGAGAAATTAAAAAACAATATTTGATTGCGATAAAAGTTGGTAAGCGCCATACTTACCGTGACTATAGTCTGTTTAGTGAGTTGGATACAGCAATGGAGACTGAATTGACGCCAATAAAATTTGGTGATCAGCAGTTTGTTCTCGCTATCACAAAAAACGTGACGATTCAAAAGAAGATCGAAGAGGATTATCTATTTTATGAATCATTAGTTCAAAACTCAGTAGATCCTATGCTAATGATTTCAGCAGAATTTATGATCTTAGATCTAAACCCGGCTTACGAAAGCACATTCGGTGTTTTCAAAGAAGAATGGATTGGACGCTTTTACGACGACTTGCCAGAAAAATATAAAGAATTTTTTGGTACAGGAAAAAACCTATTGCAACATTTTTCGGCACAATCGAAAAGTACATCAATGATTATGAAGCGTGCTAAGCAGGATGGTTCAGAAGTGAAATTTTCGGTTAGCTTTTCTCCTATAAAGGAAAACGGAATGATTCGTGCGTTTCATATTGTTTTTAGGGAATTGACAAGCGAGTTACTACTAAAAAATGAGCTTAAAAAGACCGAAAATATTCTGGAAAGCTACAAAGATGCGCTTAATTTCGCAGCGCTTGTCGCGATTTGGAATAGCTCTGGTACGATAGAATTTGTGAATGATAATTTGAATGAACTAACAGGTTATAAACATGAAGAGTTGATAGGATTACATATTTCGAAAATAGGAGATCCTATCGTGTCTACAGAACTACACGATGAAATATGTAAAGTGATTTCACAAGGTGAAATTTGGCGTGGACATATCAAAAGTGTCAAACGTAACAATGACTTTTTCTGGGTAGATGTCACGATTATACCCTTGTTCGATATGGCAGGTGAAATCTATCAATTTTTATCGATTCTTTTTGATGTAACAGAACGAAAACAGATGGAAGAACAACTACATCATATGGCATATCACGATAGTTTGACCAATTTACCTAATCGACGTTATATGATTCAGCAATTTCAACAACTAAAAGAACAAGCTGATTCTAATAAAGAGTATATTGTTTTATTGTATTTGGACGGAGATGACTTTAAGTTAGTCAATGATGAATTCGGACATAACGTTGGAGATGAGTTTATTTTTCATTTTGGCAAAGCAATTAAATCAAGCTTACGTAAAAATGATTTGGTAGCAAGAGTCGGGGGAGATGAATTTTTAGTCGCGTTGCGCGGAGTTGTTCCAGAAAACAGTCAACAACATTTTGAAAATGTTATTTCTCGCATCAATGAATCGCTAGCAGAAGGGTGGGCGATTAACGGACACCATTTTACGCCAACTTCTTCTGCAGGAATTGCCATATACCCTGAACATGGAAAAGATTTTGATGAATTAGTGGAAAAAGCCGATGCCGCATTATATTTGGCGAAAAGTAAAGGTAAAGGAACTGCATATCTTTATTCCGTACAGTAA
- a CDS encoding YozE family protein, translating into MDRSFYQFALKYRGKLTADDFSRFADAMFLDHSFPKSETNFERLSKYIEEKAHPVMRASIFDEIWRDYTDE; encoded by the coding sequence GTGGATCGATCATTTTATCAATTTGCATTGAAATACCGTGGGAAACTCACGGCCGATGACTTTTCGCGCTTTGCGGATGCGATGTTCTTAGATCATTCTTTCCCGAAATCAGAAACTAATTTTGAGAGACTTTCAAAATACATTGAAGAAAAAGCGCACCCGGTCATGAGAGCAAGTATATTTGATGAAATATGGAGAGATTATACAGACGAATAA
- the dapF gene encoding diaminopimelate epimerase has product MEMTLIKVHGSMNTFYMFEGEEREDYAQLAIQLSALDDVDGILVILPSAVAHAKMRVFNNDGSEASMCGNGLRCVARYVCERDNVQEAIIETMKASLRVKKVETLNEGIETYAVEISPVSFLLDSLPMNYLNHTEWIQKPLAFISEEIPFSAVTVPNPHLIGIVPDELQKDTNHQQKWAQYFNGDNEYFPDGVNVSYVTPVEQGIFVRTYERGVGFTNACGTAMTASALISCMAGLVPFGEVSVYNPGGLVKCTVIKDGDNIELQLTGNATYLSMVKFKWASNLEGSNFLSTKTLDEQKNYEKFIEKVTTFSSHFVN; this is encoded by the coding sequence ATGGAAATGACATTGATAAAAGTCCATGGCTCTATGAATACGTTCTATATGTTTGAAGGAGAAGAACGCGAAGATTATGCACAATTAGCTATACAACTATCAGCCTTAGATGATGTTGACGGTATACTAGTTATTTTACCTTCAGCTGTTGCACATGCGAAAATGCGCGTTTTCAATAATGATGGTTCTGAAGCATCCATGTGCGGCAATGGATTACGTTGCGTTGCTCGCTATGTTTGCGAGCGTGATAACGTTCAAGAAGCCATAATCGAAACGATGAAAGCATCATTACGCGTTAAAAAAGTAGAGACTTTAAACGAAGGCATCGAAACATACGCTGTGGAAATTTCCCCGGTTTCATTTTTGCTTGATAGTTTGCCGATGAACTATCTAAACCATACCGAATGGATTCAAAAACCGTTAGCATTTATTTCTGAAGAGATTCCGTTTTCTGCGGTCACAGTTCCAAACCCACATTTGATTGGCATTGTACCTGACGAACTTCAAAAAGATACAAATCATCAACAAAAATGGGCTCAGTATTTCAATGGGGACAATGAGTATTTTCCTGACGGAGTCAATGTTAGTTATGTAACACCGGTAGAACAGGGCATATTCGTTCGAACTTATGAACGCGGTGTTGGATTTACCAATGCCTGTGGTACTGCTATGACTGCTTCAGCGTTAATCAGCTGTATGGCTGGCCTAGTACCTTTTGGTGAAGTATCTGTTTATAACCCAGGTGGGCTCGTGAAATGTACAGTTATTAAAGATGGTGACAACATCGAGCTCCAACTTACAGGTAATGCTACATATCTTTCAATGGTGAAATTTAAATGGGCAAGTAATTTAGAAGGCAGCAATTTTTTGTCTACTAAAACTTTAGATGAACAAAAGAATTATGAAAAATTTATAGAGAAAGTTACTACTTTTTCTAGTCATTTTGTCAATTAG
- the deoD gene encoding purine-nucleoside phosphorylase, which produces MSVHINAKKGDIAETILLPGDPLRAKYIAETFLEDVTLYNEVRNMFGYTGTYKGKRISVQGTGMGVPSISIYVTELMQEYDVKKLIRVGTCGSIHKDVKVRDVILAQTASTDSKMNEIIFKGINYAPTANFDLLLKAYNAGVEKGLNLRVGNVFTEDVFYNEFAEHEKWAQYGVLALEMESSALYTLAAKFGCQALSILTVSDHLLTGEVTTAEERQTTFNDMIVVALDAAIQD; this is translated from the coding sequence ATGAGTGTTCACATTAATGCAAAAAAAGGCGATATCGCTGAAACGATTTTACTACCAGGAGATCCGCTTCGCGCTAAATACATAGCGGAAACTTTTTTAGAAGATGTAACGTTATATAATGAAGTCCGTAATATGTTCGGTTACACAGGAACTTACAAAGGTAAACGTATTTCTGTTCAAGGAACTGGAATGGGTGTACCGTCAATTTCTATTTATGTAACGGAATTAATGCAAGAATACGATGTAAAAAAATTAATCCGTGTTGGAACTTGTGGATCGATCCATAAAGACGTTAAAGTGCGTGACGTAATTTTGGCACAAACGGCATCAACAGATTCAAAAATGAATGAAATTATTTTTAAAGGCATCAATTACGCGCCAACAGCTAATTTTGATTTATTATTAAAAGCGTATAATGCAGGTGTTGAAAAAGGATTAAACTTGCGTGTCGGAAACGTCTTCACTGAAGATGTATTCTATAACGAATTCGCAGAGCATGAAAAATGGGCACAATACGGAGTATTGGCTCTAGAGATGGAATCTTCAGCGCTTTACACATTAGCTGCAAAATTTGGGTGCCAAGCACTTTCTATTTTAACTGTAAGTGATCATTTACTAACAGGTGAAGTAACTACGGCCGAAGAACGTCAAACTACGTTCAACGACATGATTGTTGTTGCTTTGGATGCAGCAATCCAAGACTAA